Proteins encoded in a region of the Quercus lobata isolate SW786 chromosome 8, ValleyOak3.0 Primary Assembly, whole genome shotgun sequence genome:
- the LOC115957622 gene encoding kinesin-like protein KIN-14N isoform X1: protein MASENQNKRPFPHNNNNPTTRASPTCPSSTKKCIGDEKMVGTANNGRFRQAFSVVNGGQDLGPNSAPASNAGSECGGIEFTREDVEALLNEKPKRKDRFNLKERCDNMVEYIKRLKLCIKWFQELEGSYLLEQEKLQNTLDSAEQKCNEIEVLMKNKEEELNSIIMELRRNYTSLQEKFTKEESDKLAAMDCLAREKEARLNIERSQASLSEELARAQRDLLSANQKISSLNDMYKRLQEYNTSLQQYNGKLHTDLSTVEDELKRIEKDKATMVESLSMLRGQLTMSRASQDEAIKQKDALVNEAACLRAELYQVRDDRDRLQSQAQALTTDMVKYKESSEKYSAELDILTTRTSELEATCSSQNNQLKILHTQLAAAEEKLQLSDSSALETRTEYEGQKKLINELQTRLADAEFKLVEGEMLRKKLHNTILELKGNIRVFCRVRPLLPDDGISTEGKVITYPTSTEILGRGIDVGQNGQKHSFTFDQVFMPDATQDDVFVEISQLVQSALDGYKVCIFAYGQTGSGKTYTMMGRPGHPEQKGLIPHSLEQIFQTRQALKAQGWRYEMQVSMLEIYNETIRDLLSTNRSSSTDNGVAGKQYAIKHDGNGNTHVSDLTILDVRSAKEVSFLLDQAEQSRSVGKTQMNEQSSRSHFVFTLRIFGINESTEQQVQGVLNLIDLAGSERLSKSGSTGDRLKETQAINKSLSSLSDVIFALAKKEDHIPFRNSKLTYLLQPCLGGDSKTLMFVNISPDPSSVGESLCSLRFAARVNACEIGIPRRQTSNNVRPSDSRLSYG from the exons ATGGCCTCGGAGAACCAGAACAAGCGTCCATTTccacacaacaacaacaaccccACAACAAGGGCCTCACCCACATGCCCTTCTTCAACT aaGAAGTGTATTGGTGATGAAAAAATGGTTGGAACGGCAAATAATGGGAGGTTCAGGCAAGCCTTTTCGGTTGTAAATGGCGGTCAAGATCTCGGCCCCAATAGCGCTCCGGCCAGCAATGCTGGCTCGGAGTGTGGAGGGATTGAGTTTACTAGAGAAGATGTTGAAGCTTTGCTGAATGAGAAACCCAAAAGGAAGGACAGGTTCAATCTTAAG GAAAGATGTGATAATATGGTGGAGTATATCAAGAGGCTAAAGTTATGCATCAAATGGTTCCAAGAGCTTGAGGGAAGCTACTTATTAGAGCAAGAGAAGTTGCAGAATACGTTGGATTCAGCTGAGCAGAAATGCAACGAAATCG AGGTACTAATGAAAAACAAGGAAGAAGAACTGAATTCAATTATCATGGAGCTAAGAAGGAATTACACTTCTTTACAAGAGAAATTTACGAAGGAAGAATCGGATAAGTTG GCTGCAATGGACTGTCTTGCAAGGGAGAAAGAGGCTAGACTGAATATTGAGCGATCACAAGCTTCTCTATCAGAAGAGCTTGCCAGAGCTCAAAGAGATCTTTTAAGTGCTAATCAGAAG ATATCGTCACTTAATGATATGTACAAGCGATTACAGGAATACAACACAAGCTTACAGCAATACAATGGTAAACTTCACACAGACCTTTCTACAGTTGAGGATGAGCTTAAGCGCATAGAAAAAGATAAGGCTACCATGGTTGAAAGCCTCAGCATGTTAAGGGGTCAACTTACTATGTCCAGa GCTTCTCAAGATGAGGCTATAAAGCAAAAGGATGCTTTGGTGAATGAAGCTGCTTGTCTTCGGGCAGAGCTATACCAAGTGAGAGATGATCGTGATCGGCTACAATCACAAGCACAGGCTCTTACAACTGATATGGTGAAATATAAGGAGTCCTCAGAAAAATACAGTGCTGAGTTGGACATCCTGACAACAAGAACAAGTGAACTAGAG GCAACTTGTTCGTCACAAAATAACCAATTAAAGATACTACATACTCAACTAGCGGCTGCAGAGGAGAAATTGCAG CTTTCTGATTCATCTGCATTGGAGACGAGAACTGAATATGAAGGGCAAAAGAAACTTATAAATGAGTTACAAACTCGCCTAGCAGATGCAGAATTCAAACTTGTGGAAGGAGAGATGCTACGCAAAAAATTACATAATACCATCTTG GAACTAAAAGGGAACATACGAGTATTCTGTAGAGTGCGGCCTCTTTTGCCCGATGATGGTATTAGCACAGAAGGAAAAGTTATCACTTATCCCACATCAACTGAAATTCTTGGACGGGGAATTGACGTAGGGCAAAATG GGCAAAAACATTCTTTCACATTTGACCAGGTTTTCATGCCTGATGCAACACAAGATGATGTTTTTGTAGAAATCTCACAGCTTGTACAAAGTGCTCTTGATGGGTATAAG GTTTGCATTTTCGCATATGGTCAAACAGGTTCTGGTAAAACGTATACCATGATGGGTAGGCCAGGACATCCTGAGCAAAAAGGTTTAATACCTCATTCCCTAGAACAAATATTTCAAACTAGGCAAGCTCTTAAAGCTCAAGGTTGGAGATATGAAATGCAG GTGTCTATGTTGGAAATATACAATGAAACAATTCGTGATTTGTTATCAACCAATCGATCATCTTCAACAGACAATGGGGTTGCTGGAAAGCAGTATGCAATTAAACATGACGGGAATGGAAACACACACGTCTCTGATCTTACAATTTTGGATGTCCGCAGTGCTAAAGAGGTCTCATTTCTTTTAGATCAGGCTGAACAGAGCAG GTCTGTAGGCAAGACCCAGATGAATGAGCAATCATCGAGAAGTCATTTTGTTTTCACCCTACGAATATTTGGTATTAATGAG AGCACTGAACAACAAGTACAAGGAGTTCTGAATCTTATTGATCTTGCTGGGAGTGAGCGCCTTTCTAAGAGCGGATCAACTGGGGATCGATTGAAAGAAACCCAA GCCATTAATAAAAGTTTATCATCCCTAAGTGATGTTATATTTGCATTGGCAAAGAAGGAGGACCACATACCCTTTAGAAACTCGAAGCTTACATATCTTCTTCAg CCTTGCTTAGGTGGGGACTCAAAGACATTGATGTTCGTAAACATATCTCCTGATCCCTCCTCAGTTGGGGAGTCACTTTGTTCACTCCGTTTTGCAGCCCGGGTAAATGCTTGTGAAATTGGGATTCCCCGGCGTCAAACCAGCAACAATGTGCGCCCTTCAGATTCTCGCCTAAGCTATGGCTGA
- the LOC115957622 gene encoding kinesin-like protein KIN-14N isoform X2 — translation MASENQNKRPFPHNNNNPTTRASPTCPSSTKCIGDEKMVGTANNGRFRQAFSVVNGGQDLGPNSAPASNAGSECGGIEFTREDVEALLNEKPKRKDRFNLKERCDNMVEYIKRLKLCIKWFQELEGSYLLEQEKLQNTLDSAEQKCNEIEVLMKNKEEELNSIIMELRRNYTSLQEKFTKEESDKLAAMDCLAREKEARLNIERSQASLSEELARAQRDLLSANQKISSLNDMYKRLQEYNTSLQQYNGKLHTDLSTVEDELKRIEKDKATMVESLSMLRGQLTMSRASQDEAIKQKDALVNEAACLRAELYQVRDDRDRLQSQAQALTTDMVKYKESSEKYSAELDILTTRTSELEATCSSQNNQLKILHTQLAAAEEKLQLSDSSALETRTEYEGQKKLINELQTRLADAEFKLVEGEMLRKKLHNTILELKGNIRVFCRVRPLLPDDGISTEGKVITYPTSTEILGRGIDVGQNGQKHSFTFDQVFMPDATQDDVFVEISQLVQSALDGYKVCIFAYGQTGSGKTYTMMGRPGHPEQKGLIPHSLEQIFQTRQALKAQGWRYEMQVSMLEIYNETIRDLLSTNRSSSTDNGVAGKQYAIKHDGNGNTHVSDLTILDVRSAKEVSFLLDQAEQSRSVGKTQMNEQSSRSHFVFTLRIFGINESTEQQVQGVLNLIDLAGSERLSKSGSTGDRLKETQAINKSLSSLSDVIFALAKKEDHIPFRNSKLTYLLQPCLGGDSKTLMFVNISPDPSSVGESLCSLRFAARVNACEIGIPRRQTSNNVRPSDSRLSYG, via the exons ATGGCCTCGGAGAACCAGAACAAGCGTCCATTTccacacaacaacaacaaccccACAACAAGGGCCTCACCCACATGCCCTTCTTCAACT AAGTGTATTGGTGATGAAAAAATGGTTGGAACGGCAAATAATGGGAGGTTCAGGCAAGCCTTTTCGGTTGTAAATGGCGGTCAAGATCTCGGCCCCAATAGCGCTCCGGCCAGCAATGCTGGCTCGGAGTGTGGAGGGATTGAGTTTACTAGAGAAGATGTTGAAGCTTTGCTGAATGAGAAACCCAAAAGGAAGGACAGGTTCAATCTTAAG GAAAGATGTGATAATATGGTGGAGTATATCAAGAGGCTAAAGTTATGCATCAAATGGTTCCAAGAGCTTGAGGGAAGCTACTTATTAGAGCAAGAGAAGTTGCAGAATACGTTGGATTCAGCTGAGCAGAAATGCAACGAAATCG AGGTACTAATGAAAAACAAGGAAGAAGAACTGAATTCAATTATCATGGAGCTAAGAAGGAATTACACTTCTTTACAAGAGAAATTTACGAAGGAAGAATCGGATAAGTTG GCTGCAATGGACTGTCTTGCAAGGGAGAAAGAGGCTAGACTGAATATTGAGCGATCACAAGCTTCTCTATCAGAAGAGCTTGCCAGAGCTCAAAGAGATCTTTTAAGTGCTAATCAGAAG ATATCGTCACTTAATGATATGTACAAGCGATTACAGGAATACAACACAAGCTTACAGCAATACAATGGTAAACTTCACACAGACCTTTCTACAGTTGAGGATGAGCTTAAGCGCATAGAAAAAGATAAGGCTACCATGGTTGAAAGCCTCAGCATGTTAAGGGGTCAACTTACTATGTCCAGa GCTTCTCAAGATGAGGCTATAAAGCAAAAGGATGCTTTGGTGAATGAAGCTGCTTGTCTTCGGGCAGAGCTATACCAAGTGAGAGATGATCGTGATCGGCTACAATCACAAGCACAGGCTCTTACAACTGATATGGTGAAATATAAGGAGTCCTCAGAAAAATACAGTGCTGAGTTGGACATCCTGACAACAAGAACAAGTGAACTAGAG GCAACTTGTTCGTCACAAAATAACCAATTAAAGATACTACATACTCAACTAGCGGCTGCAGAGGAGAAATTGCAG CTTTCTGATTCATCTGCATTGGAGACGAGAACTGAATATGAAGGGCAAAAGAAACTTATAAATGAGTTACAAACTCGCCTAGCAGATGCAGAATTCAAACTTGTGGAAGGAGAGATGCTACGCAAAAAATTACATAATACCATCTTG GAACTAAAAGGGAACATACGAGTATTCTGTAGAGTGCGGCCTCTTTTGCCCGATGATGGTATTAGCACAGAAGGAAAAGTTATCACTTATCCCACATCAACTGAAATTCTTGGACGGGGAATTGACGTAGGGCAAAATG GGCAAAAACATTCTTTCACATTTGACCAGGTTTTCATGCCTGATGCAACACAAGATGATGTTTTTGTAGAAATCTCACAGCTTGTACAAAGTGCTCTTGATGGGTATAAG GTTTGCATTTTCGCATATGGTCAAACAGGTTCTGGTAAAACGTATACCATGATGGGTAGGCCAGGACATCCTGAGCAAAAAGGTTTAATACCTCATTCCCTAGAACAAATATTTCAAACTAGGCAAGCTCTTAAAGCTCAAGGTTGGAGATATGAAATGCAG GTGTCTATGTTGGAAATATACAATGAAACAATTCGTGATTTGTTATCAACCAATCGATCATCTTCAACAGACAATGGGGTTGCTGGAAAGCAGTATGCAATTAAACATGACGGGAATGGAAACACACACGTCTCTGATCTTACAATTTTGGATGTCCGCAGTGCTAAAGAGGTCTCATTTCTTTTAGATCAGGCTGAACAGAGCAG GTCTGTAGGCAAGACCCAGATGAATGAGCAATCATCGAGAAGTCATTTTGTTTTCACCCTACGAATATTTGGTATTAATGAG AGCACTGAACAACAAGTACAAGGAGTTCTGAATCTTATTGATCTTGCTGGGAGTGAGCGCCTTTCTAAGAGCGGATCAACTGGGGATCGATTGAAAGAAACCCAA GCCATTAATAAAAGTTTATCATCCCTAAGTGATGTTATATTTGCATTGGCAAAGAAGGAGGACCACATACCCTTTAGAAACTCGAAGCTTACATATCTTCTTCAg CCTTGCTTAGGTGGGGACTCAAAGACATTGATGTTCGTAAACATATCTCCTGATCCCTCCTCAGTTGGGGAGTCACTTTGTTCACTCCGTTTTGCAGCCCGGGTAAATGCTTGTGAAATTGGGATTCCCCGGCGTCAAACCAGCAACAATGTGCGCCCTTCAGATTCTCGCCTAAGCTATGGCTGA
- the LOC115957629 gene encoding photosynthetic NDH subunit of lumenal location 3, chloroplastic-like, with translation MALLPDINVVSKTLQALPKLSKIQRIPNRMKIVGFLGKKKDDFQEHPLQTTRRLAIGLASIALIGDSNKGISLAKDNGFWYEGPIPVPPVYNKIANEKTGTRSFLKIGLYVANIGIKGSEYRLRKTAFDLLSMPDLIKQDTLNYVRKYLRYKSTFMYYDFDKVISAASENEKQPLTDLANRLFDSFEKLEDAAKNKNLPRTESSYQDTTVILQEVMERFA, from the exons ATGGCTCTTTTGCCAGACATAAATGTTGTCTCCAAAACTCTACAAGCCCTTCCAAAGCTTTCCAAAATTCAAAGGATACCAAATAGGATGAAAATAGTTGGATTTCTTGGCAAGAAAAAAGATGATTTTCAAGAACACCCATTACAAACTACAAGAAGATTAGCGATAGGCCTTGCCTCCATAGCTCTTATTGGAGATTCTAACAAGGGGATATCTCTAGCTAAGGATAATGGGTTCTGGTACGAAGGCCCTATACCTGTGCCTCCTGTCTATAACA AGATTGCAAATGAGAAGACGGGTACACGTTCTTTTCTGAAAATTGGACTCTATGTGGCAAATATAGGAATCAAAGGTAGTGAATATAGGCTGAGGAAAACCGCCTTTGATCTCTTATCAATGCCAGATTTGATCAAACAAGACACTCTAAACTATGTCAGGAAGTATCTGAGATATAAGTCCACCTTCATGTACTATGATTTTGACAAAGTGATCTCAGCTGCATCAGAAAACGAAAAACAACCTCTGACTGATCTGGCTAACAGACTGTTTGACAGTTTTGAAAAG CTTGAAGATGCGGCAAAGAACAAAAATCTGCCTCGGACAGAATCATCTTATCAGGACACAACAGTTATCCTCCAAGAGGTCATGGAAAGATTTGCATAA
- the LOC115956423 gene encoding uncharacterized protein LOC115956423, with product MHTDLTFTLELVEELGRLKLANALAKAVDIDTQAPVRGGQRGGSRGGGHRGGGQAGRSRTTESAPIYEEGNEEGVEEAWLGTDWVLSDDDGRTPRCTPGDGAGPSHSVDHQGTVPAHTTSHGASTDFEGPPRMSPPVFSGSAHDGGCIFVPTPGMPTPPLVHVDPTMSAPSQTPHGEAVQIEQIPAEDIEPVEALRRSRRPRAHAPDCGTGDGKIRPVRAYGRKRKDH from the exons ATGCATACTGACCTTACATTTACACTAGAGCTTGTGGAGGAGCTAGGCCGACTTAAATTGGCGAATGCGCTTGCAAAAGCAGTTGACATTGATACACAGGCCCCAGTTCGTGGCGGGCAACGTGGTGGGTCTCGTGGGGGTGGACATCGTGGAGGTGGTCAAGCTGGTCGTAGCCGTACGACCGAGTCGGCTCCCATCTACGAGGAAGGGAATGAGGAGGGTGTAGAAGAGGCATGGCTTGGCACTGATTGGGTACTGTCTGATGACGACGGCAGGACACCGCGATGCACGCCTGGCGATGGTGCTGGGCCATCCCATAGCGTCGATCATCAGGGCACTGTTCCAGCCCACACTACATCCCATGGTGCTAGCACGGACTTTGAGGGCCCTCCTCGTATGTCGCCCCCAGTTTTCAGTGGATCTGCCCATGATGGTGGATGCATATTTGTCCCCACACCAGGCATGCCCACCCCACCTCTAGTGCATGTGGACCCCACCATGTCAGCTCCATCTCAAACCCCCCATGGAGAGGCTGTACAGATTGAGCAGATACCGGCTGAGGACATTGAGCCCGTGGAGGCTTTGCGGAGATCGCGACGCCCGCGTGCGCATGCTCCCGATTGCGGGACCGGTGATG GTAAGATTAGACCTGTCAGGGCATATGGGCGGAAACGAAAAGATCATTAA